The proteins below come from a single Necator americanus strain Aroian chromosome V, whole genome shotgun sequence genomic window:
- a CDS encoding hypothetical protein (NECATOR_CHRV.G18285.T1), with amino-acid sequence MVGPASLRTKKALLTRYCNNLSRVIERIDSAHTAAQASSDDATSPPRIKASLFELDATAKLAADALNAFTAALDEIDELPEEQDKQANDYIDSSLSLIERARLMAIELDAKNIGDREENDERGWTEMMRPKLPPIPIPIFTGKLQEYTNFWTLFESNVDRQPLTNLQKFNYLLTALRGEPRELIKRYPITEANYTHAIQLLRDKYGDESKLIADLQSRLEMTKADNKSIYAQRRLLEQILPIVTQLEELGITLNGSYPTKKLLSKFSYTLQRQVLERCLLQNKKETDWIMRDVLSELDDLITTQEQISEMIDSIPNKCDDRSRDSHNNNRSKKFLMKNATTKPDPNACMFCGSTQHKSADCTRIPSIHQRRTYMQQHRRCLNCGKEGHFVKDCTSKGCRYCTGMKHHHTLCPQRHNLGETTDQTPPRARTNTNTPQNRPPVPNVPRNTKRHVKTAVATAQPVQTTDSSATYPDITDTAQHSPQDTSILQNSTVDALDNKDKENISEAVNAQMKHLELCTDIQSAVTDADYIIEAVVEKKEVKHKIFLEAQKYCPQDALLITNTSSIRLIDLLPSIQDHSRFAGLHFFNPVPVMKLVEVVRSPDTSEETHAKLLEFCKKLGKRPVSCNDTPGFIVNRLLVPYLIDSIRMLERGDATKEDIDAAMCHGTACPMGPLSLCDYVGLDTIANVMQVWRESMPDDTRFAPIPLLEKLVSEGKLGRKTRQGFYTY; translated from the exons ATGGTTGGTCCAGCATcactaagaacaaaaaaggccTTACTGACACGATACTGCAATAATTTGTCTCGGGTAATCGAGAGAATCGATTCTGCTCACACCGCCGCGCAAGCTAGTAGCGATGACGCAACATCTCCTCCACGCATCAAAGCATCGCTGTTTGAACTCGACGCCACGGCAAAGCTAGCGGCAGATGCCTTGAATGCTTTCACGGCAGCGCTGGACGAGATCGATGAACTACCCGAAGAACAAGACAAGCAGGCGAACGACTACATTGACTCATCGCTTTCGTTGATTGAGCGCGCTCGTCTGATGGCGATTGAACTCGACGCAAAAAACATTGGGGACCGGGAGGAAAATGACGAGAGAGGATGGACAGAGATGATGAGACCAAAACTTCCGCCAATACCCATACCCATATTTACGGGAAAGCTTCAGGAATACACCAACTTTTGGACACTTTTCGAATCCAACGTCGACAGACAACCACTCACCAATCTACAGAAGTTTAACTATTTATTAACCGCTTTGCGAGGAGAACCCCGAGAACTGATTAAACGATATCCAATAACCGAAGCCAACTATACGCACGCCATTCAACTTTTGAGGGACAAGTATGGGGACGAATCTAAGCTCATCGCGGACTTACAATCGCGCCTTGAAATGACGAAGGCAGACAACAAATCTATCTACGCTCAACGTCGCCTTCTCGAACAAATTCTTCCCATAGTAACTCAGTTGGAAGAGTTGGGAATAACACTGAATGGCTCGTATCCTACAAAGAAGCTTCTCTCCAAGTTTTCTTACACATTGCAGCGTCAAGTTCTGGAACGCTGCCTCttgcaaaataagaaagaaaccgATTGGATTATGCGGGATGTGCTCTCTGAGCTGGACGATCTGATAACCACACAAGAACAGATCAGTGAAATGATCGATAGCATTCCCAACAAGTGTGATGATCGCAGCAGAGATTCTCATAACAACAACAGATCGAAGAAATTCCTCATGAAGAATGCGACGACAAAGCCTGACCCGAATGCATGTATGTTTTGCGGATCAACGCAACACAAATCAGCTGATTGCACAAGGATTCCAAGCATCCACCAGCGACGTACTTATATGCAACAACATAGGAGATGCCTCAACTGTGGGAAAGAAGGCCACTTTGTGAAAGACTGCACAAGTAAAGGATGCAGGTATTGCACGGGGATGAAGCATCATCATACCCTCTGCCCCCAGAGGCACAACTTGGGAGAGACCACAGACCAAACCCCACCAAGGGCAAGGACAAACACTAATACTCCACAGAACAGACCGCCGGTACCCAATGTACCTCGGAATACGAAACGACATGTGAAAACTGCGGTAGCGACGGCACAACCAGTGCAGACTACCGACAGCAGCGCGACCTACCCGGACATAACGGATACTGCGCAGCACTCACCGCAAGATACATCTATCCTTCAGAATAGTACGGTAGACGCCCTGGACAATAAG gacaaagaaaacatttccgaAGCAGTCAACGCTCAAATGAAACATCTCGAACTTTGCACGGATATTCAAAGTGCAGTTACTGACGCTGATTATATCATTGAAGCTGtcgtggagaaaaaagaagtcaagCATAAGATCTTTCTAGAAGCTCAGAAATATTGTCCACA AGATGCCCTTCTAATTACGAACACATCATCGATACGTCTAATCGATCTACTTCCATCCATTCAAGATCATTCCCGATTCGCCGGTTTACATTTCTTCAATCCGGTGCCAGTGATGAAACTTGTAGAGGTGGTCCGATCACCGGATACTTCGGAAGAAACACATGCGAAACTGCTAGAGTTCTGTAAAAAACTTGGCAAGCGGCCAGTTTCTTGCAAT GATACCCCAGGCTTTATTGTGAATCGGTTGCTTGTGCCGTACCTTATCGACAGTATACGAATGCTCGAGCGCGGAGATGCCACCAAAGAGGATATAGATGCAG CCATGTGCCACGGTACAGCATGCCCAATGGGACCACTATCTCTCTGCGATTACGTGGGTCTCGACACGATTGCGAACGTGATGCAGG tatggCGTGAATCGATGCCCGACGACACACGGTTTGCTCCGATTCCATTGCTGGAGAAACTTGTTTCTGAGGGGAAACTCGGCCGAAAAACTAGACAGGGATTTTACACGTATTGA
- a CDS encoding hypothetical protein (NECATOR_CHRV.G18286.T2): MNLYTPSNGLLETHVTWKDIEEDMQRELGTDAFFGPNKSATNIGEGNGYMSRIGLIKPDWQQKDKELPEKFVVKIACQLAMQKFTSELPEGADVENFFDSSEFKDSWEDVQKRVHNAEVTVYDHLKKLPLGEIPCPKLYYARKFSKNNPLKGYLIMEHFDNTKPVHMFENVSLGTIVEILRAVATLEALSLNFTPEEKSQFTEKPFTEVFAPFFTEEILGIADHRDCSPRDGNEWLIALGG, translated from the exons ATGAACCTGTACACACCATCCAATGGACTGCTTGAGACTCATGTCACGTGGAAAGACATCGAAGAAGATATGCAAAGGGAATTAGGAACTGATGCTTTCTTTGGTCCCAATAAAAGTGCAACGAATATTGGAGAAGGCAAC GGTTACATGTCAAGAATTGGACTTATTAAACCAGATTGGCAGCAAAAAGATAAGgaacttcctgaaaaattcgTTGTCAAG ATTGCATGTCAACTCGCAATGCAGAAATTCACCTCAGAACTACCAGAAGGAGCGGACGTAGAGAACTTTTTCGATTCATCTGAATTCAAGGACTCCTGGGAAGACGTTCAGAAGCGG GTTCATAATGCAGAAGTAACCGTATACGACCACCTGAAGAAACTTCCTCTGGGAGAAATTCCTTGCCCAAAG CTTTATTACGCCaggaaattctcgaaaaataaTCCTCTCAAGGGATATTTGATCATGGAGCACTTCGACAATACAAAACCTGTACACATGTTTGAGAATGTTTCTCTGGGAACCATAGTAGAG ATTCTGCGTGCTGTAGCAACACTGGAAGCTCTTTCCCTAAACTTCACACCAGAAGAGAAAAGTCAATTCACGGAAAAACCTTTCACGGAAGTTTTTGCGCCATTCTTTACAGAGGAG aTCTTGGGTATCGCGGATCATCGCGATTGCTCGCCGCGCGATG gtaatGAATGGTTGATTGCGTTGGGTGGTTGA
- a CDS encoding hypothetical protein (NECATOR_CHRV.G18286.T3) has product MNLYTPSNGLLETHVTWKDIEEDMQRELGTDAFFGPNKSATNIGEGNGYMSRIGLIKPDWQQKDKELPEKFVVKIACQLAMQKFTSELPEGADVENFFDSSEFKDSWEDVQKRVHNAEVTVYDHLKKLPLGEIPCPKEIGEGQTRLFLYYARKFSKNNPLKGYLIMEHFDNTKPVHMFENVSLGTIVEILRAVATLEALSLNFTPEEKSQFTEKPFTEVFAPFFTEEILGIADHRDCSPRDGNEWLIALGG; this is encoded by the exons ATGAACCTGTACACACCATCCAATGGACTGCTTGAGACTCATGTCACGTGGAAAGACATCGAAGAAGATATGCAAAGGGAATTAGGAACTGATGCTTTCTTTGGTCCCAATAAAAGTGCAACGAATATTGGAGAAGGCAAC GGTTACATGTCAAGAATTGGACTTATTAAACCAGATTGGCAGCAAAAAGATAAGgaacttcctgaaaaattcgTTGTCAAG ATTGCATGTCAACTCGCAATGCAGAAATTCACCTCAGAACTACCAGAAGGAGCGGACGTAGAGAACTTTTTCGATTCATCTGAATTCAAGGACTCCTGGGAAGACGTTCAGAAGCGG GTTCATAATGCAGAAGTAACCGTATACGACCACCTGAAGAAACTTCCTCTGGGAGAAATTCCTTGCCCAAAG GAAATCGGCGAAGGACAAACACGTTTGTTT CTTTATTACGCCaggaaattctcgaaaaataaTCCTCTCAAGGGATATTTGATCATGGAGCACTTCGACAATACAAAACCTGTACACATGTTTGAGAATGTTTCTCTGGGAACCATAGTAGAG ATTCTGCGTGCTGTAGCAACACTGGAAGCTCTTTCCCTAAACTTCACACCAGAAGAGAAAAGTCAATTCACGGAAAAACCTTTCACGGAAGTTTTTGCGCCATTCTTTACAGAGGAG aTCTTGGGTATCGCGGATCATCGCGATTGCTCGCCGCGCGATG gtaatGAATGGTTGATTGCGTTGGGTGGTTGA
- a CDS encoding hypothetical protein (NECATOR_CHRV.G18286.T1), giving the protein MNLYTPSNGLLETHVTWKDIEEDMQRELGTDAFFGPNKSATNIGEGNGYMSRIGLIKPDWQQKDKELPEKFVVKIACQLAMQKFTSELPEGADVENFFDSSEFKDSWEDVQKRVHNAEVTVYDHLKKLPLGEIPCPKLYYARKFSKNNPLKGYLIMEHFDNTKPVHMFENVSLGTIVEILRAVATLEALSLNFTPEEKSQFTEKPFTEVFAPFFTEEILGIADHRDCSPRDGM; this is encoded by the exons ATGAACCTGTACACACCATCCAATGGACTGCTTGAGACTCATGTCACGTGGAAAGACATCGAAGAAGATATGCAAAGGGAATTAGGAACTGATGCTTTCTTTGGTCCCAATAAAAGTGCAACGAATATTGGAGAAGGCAAC GGTTACATGTCAAGAATTGGACTTATTAAACCAGATTGGCAGCAAAAAGATAAGgaacttcctgaaaaattcgTTGTCAAG ATTGCATGTCAACTCGCAATGCAGAAATTCACCTCAGAACTACCAGAAGGAGCGGACGTAGAGAACTTTTTCGATTCATCTGAATTCAAGGACTCCTGGGAAGACGTTCAGAAGCGG GTTCATAATGCAGAAGTAACCGTATACGACCACCTGAAGAAACTTCCTCTGGGAGAAATTCCTTGCCCAAAG CTTTATTACGCCaggaaattctcgaaaaataaTCCTCTCAAGGGATATTTGATCATGGAGCACTTCGACAATACAAAACCTGTACACATGTTTGAGAATGTTTCTCTGGGAACCATAGTAGAG ATTCTGCGTGCTGTAGCAACACTGGAAGCTCTTTCCCTAAACTTCACACCAGAAGAGAAAAGTCAATTCACGGAAAAACCTTTCACGGAAGTTTTTGCGCCATTCTTTACAGAGGAG aTCTTGGGTATCGCGGATCATCGCGATTGCTCGCCGCGCGATGGTATGTGA